A stretch of Macadamia integrifolia cultivar HAES 741 chromosome 7, SCU_Mint_v3, whole genome shotgun sequence DNA encodes these proteins:
- the LOC122083694 gene encoding ubiquitin-fold modifier-conjugating enzyme 1, producing the protein MEGWDPNTKSTLTKIPLLTTKAGPRDGAAWTQRLKEEYKSLIAYTQMNKSNDNDWFRITAANPEGTRWTGKCWYVHNLLKYEFDLQFDIPVTYPSTAPELELPELDGKTHKMYRGGKICLTVHFKPLWAKNCPRFGIAHALCLGLAPWLAAEVPILVDSGMIKHKDDAASSAGS; encoded by the exons ATGGAGGGTTGGGATCCGAACACCAAGTCGACACTTACCAAAATTCCATTGTTGACGACGAAGGCAGGTCCAAGGGACGGAGCGGCATGGACGCAGAGGCTGAAGGAAGAGTATAAATCATTGATAGCCTACACTCAGATGAACAAGTCTAACGATAACGACTGGTTCAGGATCACTGCCGCAAATCCTGAGGGGACAAGGTGGACAGGAAAGTGTTGGTACGTTCACAATCTTCTCAAATACGAGTTTGATCTGCAATTCGATATCCCTGTGACCTATCCTTCTACAGCTCCTGAGCTCGAGCTCCCTGAACTCGATGGAAAGACTCACAAG ATGTATAGGGGTGGGAAGATCTGCTTGACAGTGCACTTCAAGCCATTGTGGGCCAAAAACTG TCCCAGGTTTGGTATTGCACATGCTCTTTGTTTAGGTCTTGCACCATGGCTTGCAGCAGAGGTGCCAATCCTTGTTGATTCGGGTATGATCAAGCACAAAGATGATGCAGCCTCATCTGCAGGCTCTTAG